The sequence CACTGAATTAATGACCAACTTGGTCATCTCTtttgtaatataatattttttgactttttattttcttattttgccGATAAATATATCCCTGAGAGATGAAAATGCAAACTTTAGTTACGAAAAGTGTAAAACGTGCAATAAATATATCTAAATGTTAATAGTAGattgtaactaattattataatttgaaaaaatttataataaatgatttttttatcgttttatagtaatttttttttgtgttgatagcatttattcaagagttaacaaccaaatgattattttttttttttagttgaagaaaagtaaaaagaattcgtcaaagcaataaaaattcacttttcattgGTAATATTTTATGCATGTCTCAACCTttgatgaaatttaaaaattatataacgaAAACAGACACTTATCGGTGTGATATAgttctctcaaaattttgtcgcaataattataaattttttaaaattataacaattagtcacaatttattattaacGTCTGGAtgtatttgtcgcactttttacacgttctgggactaaattttgcattttcatctttcagggacaCATTTGTTAACAGAGTGAGAAGacaaaaatttttaaaaaatattatatgacaaatatgtctcTATGCTATCAATTAGATATGACAATGTTGTTAATCATTTTAATGACAAATTCATCCCTCTACTACGTATGCTATTCTATTAACGGTGACAGATCGAAGTTAACGGTCGGATATATTTATTCCACTTTTTACACGTTTTggaactaaattttgtattttcatttttcaaagatgtatttgtcaacgaattacacattcagaaataaaagtaactatttaccttaataaaaatgacaaaacatcataattatattaaatagtgTTGAGGTATTTCATCTTAATCAAaggtctttttttaaaattttaaatatataattatattaaatatttaaattaagaattttatgatttatgttaGTTTTATCTATcttaaacaatattatttttaataaaaaaatgcctaaattttttaaaattgtctgCTTAAAAGCTGatcatgataaaaaatactttaatctACCTCAAATTTtctgttttataaatttttattttaaaattttgataatttttaaggaTTTAACGATGATGTACTAatactataaatataattacaaaatgccatgaatataacttttaaaataattttataaaattaacaaactgaTGAATATCATCCATGATGATTTGTGAgtgtaaaatatttacatttcataatcttttttctcatttttcaatatctgtttatatttttttcattaattttagttAGTTTAGTGTTCACATgagtaacaaaatgaaaatgttatttaagataattaacgtgattttttattagagataattaaagtaataaaaatattttaaattagtttgaaaaaaaatcataagcagataatatcaaataattttacacaatcatctataaaaaattattatatataataaatttattaatttttataataattattttaaaaatcatataaataattattttgattaaatgatAGTGTAATTTTTACTgtaaatacatatttattaaattttaacattgatCATGGTCCaatgatgaatatttaattatttattatttccatCATGATTtgatctttctttttctttttccttttcaatttttaactttttgcaCAAGAGTCCTCTTGTGTGCAAGGCAATATAGAGCCATTAGTGTTATTAAGGGAGATAAATGTgtgtatgtttctttttttttctctctcctcattTTGGCATTGTTATGCAAACATAACATATGTGTTGCcattttttttgggtacaatttTACTATTAGCCTTCTTTTAactcttatttataatttatgtattttggtGATGGGATGCAGAGAAAAACTTGATAGAATATTATTGCATAAtaggttattaaaaaaaaaatctctctctCACCACTGTCTATTCAGAAACTAAACAAAAACCAGTAAACTTAAACGAAAACCAGTAAAATTAGATGGAATTATGAAATAACAAgtaatttatctaaaaaaaatcaatttttattttgtcttccCCAATTTTTCTATTCAAGCTTCACCACTGTCTATAGTTTTCTTTCCCCTCTAACTCACATAAATCAAAACTAAATAAGATGAAATAGAACATTTCAACAATTCTACTATACCAATACGctagtataataaaaaaaataaatagataactCTATTCTTGCCTTAAGCTAGACTCTTGAGTCTTGATAGTTCCTACAGATTGGGAAATGCTTATAGGAAACCAACACATAAATCAATGAAAGGGTAATAAAAAGGTACATATCTCTATTCTTACTGTGACAAGGATGAGAGAGTTAATAGTTCCTACAGATTTGAAAATGCTTATTGGCAACCCAACCAACACATAAGTGATAAATCAACGAGATTATATACATGCCGTACAATTTGTAGTAATCGTTATTCAAGCAAAGTGGAAACAAGTGGCTGCTATTATCCCATGTAATTGACTGTCAAACACAACCTAACTATACTGTTAACAAATCTGAGGGAGAAAATCGGAGCTAtatcttaaaaaagaaattgaagactTAAAGTTCATGCCGGCACTTCCCTCCCAATCTCATATGGTGGGGTTCACGGAAGTGAGCTTTCCTTATAAACTTAGCAAACAAGGTTGCTTGAAAGCTGTCAATTATGCCGAAAGCGACATACTTGCActaaaaaattgcattttttttttaatttttatctgaaTACATTTCAACTTGTACCTATCTTTCTTGACCAATATCTCtgaatatttgattttgtttggaATATTAAAGTTGGAactgatttaatttgatttagaatttaattatcaaatataagattttaaattgaCGGGTAAATCAACCTTCATGTACAAAGGGTAGTCTAATTCAGGTTGGTTGAACATAACACACGAATTACCATAAATctccttttaattaatttatacggataaaaaaaactttattttaaaacactttataaataaatgaaaagtatgttttcaatataaaaaaataatccttaACCTTAGTTAGAATAGGTAAAATGATCAgtatattaaaactaaaatcaaatcaaaatttattgaatttccaAATGCATAAACCTTTAAAGTAgaattttttctaaataaaatcaattcatattttaaacttCCCTAATGAATAAAAGAATCATAATTTCTTCTGATTAATGATTAGTTATTCCTATATAACAGACTCATGTTCCACATTGGATGCAATAATATAGAAATCAAACAAATAGTACTCGAGTGATTCTTTTGACTAATGATGTCGCAATGTGACACCACACCACAAAGATAATGGAGAGACTTGAGGAGAAAGAAATTACATAAAAACACTGCATCAAAACTCCCTCCACCATAAGAACAATTTCTTAGTTCTCAAAGTTCTAACTCTCCCACCTGTTTTAGACAACCTCGTTCCAGTCCCTTCTTTCCAACCAAAAGTGTTTTAGTTGGGATATGTCTCGTCTGAGGCTAGGAAAGAAGCTCCAACCTGCTAAGAAGGCTTGGAAGAGCTTCTCCAACAAAGTGCAATCAAAAGTCCAAAAACTCAACATTCCTAAAGCCATCAAAACCACCTTCAAACGCCTTCTTGCCTCCTTGCACTCCCTTCATTACCTCATACGCTCGAGAGGTCGTCGTCGGTCTCTCGCTTCTAATAATTACCATGTTCATGTTCATGTTCATAGCAAGAAGAACATATCTGCCATAAGCATAGATGACCTCTTTACTGagcctgcttcttcttctgtgcATGCACATGATCAAGGGGAAACAAGCAGAGGCAAAGAGGTGATAAAAAAGGATTTGGCAGAAGGGAGCAGTGACATGAATACTATAGAGGATGCATGGAAGGCTTTGGTTGCTAAGTCACCTCAGCTACACGTGGATCAGAAGGCAGAAGAATTCATTTCCAAGTTTCGTGAAGATATGAGGCTTCAGAAAGAGAGGTCTTTGCTTGAATTTCAGGAGATGCTAGCCCGAGGTTCCTGAAATTTATGTGTGTTATTCATACTGACCTATGGAACATGGTTCTATGGATTTTCTTTTAAGGTAGCCAGTTTAAGTGGATTTTGCCAAAAAAAACTGTGGCAGGATATATATCTATTCTTTAGGCTTTTGTAAGGGATTATTTACCCTCTTTACAttgtttttattcttcattCTCCTGTATATCTCATCAAGGATGCATTAACATCTAGAAAACTCAACGTAGTTGCAGGACCTTCTTTTAAGTGTCAAAGATAAAGCTTTCCCGTGTTATCTGTAGGTAAAAAGGCAGAGTATCGAGGCCAAAAAAATTAGGACTAAGTGTTTGTAAAAAGGGTCTTACTTTTTTGCTGGGAAATTGTTTTCTGAAATGGAAAGGGGAATTAGCAATAAAAGTTGTAGCATTGTGCAGAATTGATAATTAACAATTTacgttattttcattttgttaatttcTTGAGTTGTgcacaagaagaagaaaatattattaatttcttgGTCTTAAATTCATAGTTTTCTTCCTCTGTGCGAATATTTAAAAGGGGTGCTGGTTTTAGTACATGGTAAGTGGTATCGTATATGCTGATTTCGGGGGAGATAtgatgttaattttgttaaaaggcCAAGCTAAGTTGAGAAACTGAATTACCGTTATGAACGTTCCAAGCTAAGTTGTTCCCCATATTATGCCATTAAGAAACTATAGCTTCTCAGACATGAGACGCATTGTTAGAGTTTCTAATGACTGGTATAGTGGCCACCCCACAGTTATACTTGGCTCACAAGATCCTTACCCTAAGCTCCCTTGGAACATCTTCAATGGGGATTTTTTTTGAAGGGtttctaaagttttttttcCATTAGAGTAAATCCATATAGTaggaagaattttttaaaaatgagatttgtatcttcttaaaaaaattatttcttactaataaaaaaatatgattctaactgtttttttccttcaaagttattgtgtttaattatttaataatttaaaaaatatggaagtgtgatttttttatcattaaaacaaaattatatatagattttttatGAATGACATGATATTGTGAAACTAAAAAAGTATTGTGAGAAccctaaaaataacttaaaatttttttattggagatattccttattgcttagggttgcaTATCAtatcccaaaaaataatataaacatatatcatatcccaaaaaataataaattcataattaaataatataaacatattAAAGTACAAAGAAATAGACATAATATTTATAAGTTGAGTTTAATTTTCTGTATCTAGAATTTGTACTCAATTTTTTGTTCGTGCAATGGAAGGCTTGGAAGACCGTTCTCAATTATGCTcgcatctttttcttgaattgaCACACTTAGGATATCTTATAAgatatttatataaacaatcTAACTTCTGTCAcctcaattttaaataattcaattaattttttctttcttatatttattaataagttatttaatttataaatattacatttttctctcttatatttaatataaaattaaataactcataACAATAGTTGATTAtaagagtaaaataattttttttgttaaacaacACATTAAACAACTCTCATTATATATAAATGCTACAaacgtttatattttttttattgagttaaaaaatcatattattgtACTTGTGCACAAAATAAAGTTGATTACATGCTAATAATTCATGTTATATGTCATTCCAACTCTCCCCTTTCTCCCCAAAAAGTATATCAACTTAAAATGATCGAAAACGGGTAggaataatgataatgatatcaattttaaatatcttataaCAAGCAAATATTTATATAGCCTAATAAGTTGGGATTTGGTTGAATTACTTTTTCTATTTGAATATTCTCACTTTTTCAACATTTTTAGAGAAATGAATAACTGTGATTGTCtcaatgtaaaaattaattttataaataagtatATTTCAAACATGCGTAAAAATGAAACGACATGTGCAAATgcatagattttttaatttactggtATATGGAGGCCTAAAAATTAGGACTAAGTGTCTCTTTGAAACCATTGGAATCAATTCCTATTGTAACACGATTTAATGTAAAATCtgtaattgaaattatttttgacaTACATTCCATTTATGttcaataattcaaaattaattctatcgaaattaattttattcaactttAAATAATCAAGTTTTAAATGGGGTTTGAAGAACGAAAGGAGTTTTATTATATACATAGATAAAGAAGACACTTGTTTCATGAAATCTTATTGGATTCCTGCATAGtggaaataatatattttttcttgtttgttagaaggtgataaaaaaatatttctaggaATAATTTATTCCTAAAAATACATACTACACATGTTTTTGcatctttctatttttaaaagggATAATTGTTTCACGAATTTGATTATATTGAAAATGTTATTTACATCAAAGATATGTGGTACATACTTCTAATTCTTGGAAAtgttcttaaatttaatttaacttaaaaatgaaaatattagtcaattaaataaatgaggtgaataaaaagaaagagaaaatttattttaaacattctcATACTTAGGAATGTAAGATTCTTATCCCGAATATGAAGATAGAGAAACATgtacaatataaatttttgagAATGAGTTATGCATGCgaatatttattttaccttttaacaaacatgaaaatatatatttccatATTCACATTCctgaaaattcaataaaattccTGAAATGTTCCAAAGGAGTgagaatcttatatttttatgggaatatttaaaataatttctcatttttctcttattttacctcatttatttatttacttaatatttttgttttaaactaagatacattttaaaaattttccaaGAATGGAAAGCATTTACTAAACatcttttgatttgatttagaatttaattatgAAGATTTCCACCCCTTTAcaagagaatttgaaaatacGAAAACATTTAGAATATAGATTCCTAAGGATGAGTTATGTCTGCgaatatttcttttaccttttaacaaatatgagaatatatattttcatgaaaatgtttaagataatttttcacttttcttttattttatctcatttatttctttatttaatattttttttagattaaaatgcatctaaaaacattttcaggaatgaaaaatatttactaaacgtcttttgatttgatttagaatttaattatcaaacatAAGGTTTTTAAATTGATCGTTAAACCAACCTTTATGtttatatactttaattttttttaaccttttggttcattagaaaaaaaagactctaaataatttaagatttatCTGTTAGGTgactaaatataattaagaattatttttatcaaatattaaattactattcgaacataatttttcaatgATTTCACCTTAACTTCAACATATTAATCTCTTATGTTTAatcatttgaatttaaatactttataaataaaaatgaaaagtatgagtttaataaaaaaaattatcttacaaaaaaatataaaaaaaaattattatccttagttagaattagaattaaaataGGTAAACATATGAGAATAAATTTATCAGTTTATTAAACCTaaactaaaatcaaatcaaatcaaaattttgcTGAGTTTCCAAATgcattaacttttaattaagattattttcaaataaaatgaattcatattttaagcttccaaaatgaataaaaaatcatacataaatcaaatcatttttcttcttttgattaGTTATTCCAAATTAACAGACTAATGTTCCACATTCGATGCAATAGAAATCAATGGAGATaattgagaagaaagaaattatattaaaacttcCTTCACCTTATTCTCCTACCTTGTGTCCAATCCCTTCTTTTCTCTCATCTTCTTTCCAACCAAAAGTGTTTTTGTTGGGATATGTCTCGTCTGAGGGTAGGAAAGAAGCTTGAGCCTGCCAAGAAGACTTGGAAGAGCATCTCCAAGAAAGTGCAATCAAAAGTCCACAAACTCAACATTCCAAAATCCATCGAAGCCACCTTCAAACACCTCCTTGCCATCTTGCACTCCCTTCATCATCTCATACCCTCGAGAGGTCGTCGTCGTTGCTCTCTCCCTTCGAATAATTACCATGTTCATCATTGCAAGAAGAACATGTCTGCCATACGCATAGATAACCTCTTTACTGAGCCTTCTTCTGTGCATGCACATGATCAAGGGAAAACAAGCAGAGGCAAAGAGGTGATCATTGACAGTAGCATGGATACTATAGAGGATGCATGGAAGGCTTTGGTTGCTAAGACCCCCGAGCTTCACGTTGATCAGAAGGTAGAGGAGTTCATTGCCAAGTTCCGCGAAGAAATGAGGCTTCAAAAAGAGAGGTCTTTGCAGGAATTTCTGGAAATGCTAGCCTGAGGTTGCAGACATTATTATTTATCTCCACTATTCTGTGTGTTACATTTCGATTTGCTTTTCTTGTTCTTCATTAATTTTCGGTTCTGTTGAGGTGGATTTTTCCAAAATACTTTGACAGGGTATATATCTATTCTATAGGCTTTCGTAagggatcttttttttttattttatctctttatattaattgtttgttttttattctataCTCATCAAGTGTGCATTATTAGCATGTATCGGGTTTCTATACTATGCACTAGCTCACTTGTTTCTTATAAGAACGACTAGAGGTATTAAATTACAAAGCTCTTTTTATCTGGTAATTTTCCTCAAAATGTAGTTGCAGGACCTTTTTCCCTTATTATCTGTAAGTAAAAAGGTAAGGCAGAGTAGGGAGacctaaaaatttaagaaaGGTTACATGTTAAGTctcttttatttactttaatatCTCTCCACCAATCTTCCAAAGAGATAAATAACTTCTCTTTTAAATCTTatggtaatatatatatatatatatatatatatatatatatatatatatatatatatatatatatatggaataagatttatttatattaaatctcAGTCactcaatttaaataatttaaagactaaaattaattcacttaaaaaatttaaaaattacaattagcAAGTGATGtgagttgataatttataattaaactaatctatcaaaaacattaataataatactagATAACATTTTTTCATGATATTTGTCAATCTTATCTAtattaaaatgagaaattttgacaaaatataaatattttaaaatatactaaaatgtgaatcatttgattatctttttattgttgtttaatttaatttgatataaatgattttgattggtaatatatagatataatttaaatgtttaatcaataaaaatcacattttatataaagttataaaaatcgtaaaataattattaaaattatattagtgtAGTTTAatgtctctttatatatatatatatatatatatataattcttatcTCTACTCTCAGCTTATTAGTAAtcgtattttcttttaa comes from Glycine soja cultivar W05 chromosome 20, ASM419377v2, whole genome shotgun sequence and encodes:
- the LOC114402613 gene encoding uncharacterized protein LOC114402613 codes for the protein MSRLRVGKKLEPAKKTWKSISKKVQSKVHKLNIPKSIEATFKHLLAILHSLHHLIPSRGRRRCSLPSNNYHVHHCKKNMSAIRIDNLFTEPSSVHAHDQGKTSRGKEVIIDSSMDTIEDAWKALVAKTPELHVDQKVEEFIAKFREEMRLQKERSLQEFLEMLA
- the LOC114402724 gene encoding uncharacterized protein LOC114402724; translated protein: MSRLRLGKKLQPAKKAWKSFSNKVQSKVQKLNIPKAIKTTFKRLLASLHSLHYLIRSRGRRRSLASNNYHVHVHVHSKKNISAISIDDLFTEPASSSVHAHDQGETSRGKEVIKKDLAEGSSDMNTIEDAWKALVAKSPQLHVDQKAEEFISKFREDMRLQKERSLLEFQEMLARGS